The region TTTTCATTTATAGCAAGGTTTATATTTTTTAATGCTTGATCTTCACCGTACCATAAATTTAAATCTCTAGTGTCATAAACTACTTTCTTGTTTGTTGTACTTTCTATCTTCTCTTTATTTTCACGATCGGCAATAACCACCATAAAAGAATGCCCCCCAATTAATATCTCTTCTGAAACTTGTTACGGATAATAACCGCAATTGAATTCATAACCAATAACACAAAAAGTAAAACAACAATTGTAGCTGCAGCAAGATTTGCGTATTCAGCAACTAATGCTGAGTCAATTGTCCAGTAGTAAATCTGCATTGGTAAAATTGTGAACTTATCAAAAATGCTATCTGGTAAAGGAATTAATAATGCAGGAATACCAATTACTACTAGTGGTGCCGTTTCACCAATTGCTCTTGATAAAGCTAAGATAGCCCCCGTTAAAATGCCAGGTAAGGAAGCAGGTAACACAACTGTTCTGATTGTTTGCCATTTAGTTGCACCCATTCCATATGAGGCTTCCTTCAAGAAATTAGGTACTGCACGAATAGCCTCCTGGCTTGCTACAACCACAATCGGCAGAACAAGAAGTGACATCGTTAAACCACCAGCTAAAACGATATTACCCAAATCAGCACCTCTTACAAAAATAGTCAAACCTAATAGTCCAAATACGATTGAAGGAACACCAGCCAGGTTTGAGATATTTGTTTGAATGAATGATTGGAGTTTTCCTTTTTTTGCATATTCCTCCATGTATATGGCTGTACCCACACCCAATAACATTGTTATAGGCGCTACAACAAGCATTAACCAAAGGGTTCCAAGTATCGCACCCATAATCCCCGCTTTTTCAGCATTGGTTGAAAGTTTATTCGTAATGAATTGTAAATCAATCCATCCCAAACTCTGTGAAATAACACGGTAAAATAAAATAATTAACACAAGTAATCCAAATAATGTCGCAATTAAAAATAGTAGTTTTGCAAAATTATTGTTAAATATGCGAGAATTCATTCGTTTTTGTACTTGAGTAGAATCTACATATTTCATTTTAATATTCCTCCCTAAACTTACGAGAGATATACTGAGCCACTAAATTCATAATCAGTGTAAATACAAACAATGTCATTGCAACAGCATAAAGACTAAAATACAGGGTTGTTCCAGCAGCTGCTTCTCCCCCAGATACTTCAACAATATAAGCTGTCATTGTTTGCATTGATTGAGTGATATCAAACGTGAAATTTTTAGAACTTCCACTAGCAATAGTAACAATCATCGTTTCCCCGATTGCACGTGAAATTCCAAGTACAAATGAGGCGGCAATACCAGAAATTGCAGCAGGGATAACTACTTTCCAAGTCACTTCTAATTTAGTTGCACCTAGAGCTAATGCACCTTCTCTCATTGCATTTGGTACAGAGCTCATCGCATCCTCTGAAAGTGACGCTACCATAGGTATAATC is a window of Cytobacillus luteolus DNA encoding:
- the pstA gene encoding phosphate ABC transporter permease PstA, which gives rise to MKYVDSTQVQKRMNSRIFNNNFAKLLFLIATLFGLLVLIILFYRVISQSLGWIDLQFITNKLSTNAEKAGIMGAILGTLWLMLVVAPITMLLGVGTAIYMEEYAKKGKLQSFIQTNISNLAGVPSIVFGLLGLTIFVRGADLGNIVLAGGLTMSLLVLPIVVVASQEAIRAVPNFLKEASYGMGATKWQTIRTVVLPASLPGILTGAILALSRAIGETAPLVVIGIPALLIPLPDSIFDKFTILPMQIYYWTIDSALVAEYANLAAATIVVLLFVLLVMNSIAVIIRNKFQKRY